One Castanea sativa cultivar Marrone di Chiusa Pesio chromosome 4, ASM4071231v1 DNA window includes the following coding sequences:
- the LOC142632617 gene encoding uncharacterized protein LOC142632617 produces the protein MQKKIDHLKKKLRCARRRRTPSLSDPSSEGSQGSSYRPRALHQISRSPFSRRIEKGKLPRQFTQPTFTIYNGRTDPVEHDVGHTTENCRTLWNHLEQLVSEGKLKQFLCHPNGQGSHSGSINQRNNSSRPPLGTINVIFAAPSRTGSCPTRVISVSHILAKEFSSRPKRIKGGTPPILSFSDEDNVGTIQPYDDALVVTLRIRGYDVKRVMVDQGSGANIMYPDLFKGLNLKLEDLTPYDSPLISFEGKAVIPKGQIRLPVQSGPKTIDVNFIVVDAYSPYTAIVTKPWLHALGVVSSTLHVKAEPEFSVSATEDL, from the exons ATGCAGAAGAAGATcgatcaccttaagaagaagttgCGTTGTGCGAGACGGAGGCGAACACCATCTCTTTCTGATCCTTCTTCTGAAGGCTCCCAAGGTAGTAGTTATAGgccaag gGCGTTGCATCAGATCTCCAGGTCACCTTTCTCGCGCAGGATTGAGAAGGGAAAGCTTCCACGACAGTTCACTCAGCCTacattcaccatttataatggcagaACGGACCcagtggagcac GACGTGGGTCACaccaccgagaattgtcggacactatggaaccatttggagcagttggttagTGAAGGGAAGTTGAAGCAATTTTTGTGCCATCCCAATGGACAAGGAAGCCATTCAGGTTCGATTAACCAAAGAAACAACTCATCTAGACCTcctttgggaacgattaatgtcattttcGCTGCTCCTAGCAGGACTGGTTCCTGTCCTACAAGGGTGATCTCAGTATCACATATTCTCGCCAAGGAGTTTAGCTcgaggccgaagaggattaaggggGGTACTCCACCAATTTTGAGCTTCTCGGATGAAGATAACGTTGGGACCATTCAACCATATGACGATGCCCTGGTGGTTACACTGAGGATAAGGGgctatgatgtgaagagagtaatggttgatcagggtagtggtgctAATATTATGTACCCCGATTTGTTTAAGGGGCTTAATTTAAAGCTAGAggaccttactccttatgattcgccgttaataagttttgaagggaaagcTGTCATACCAAAAGGACAGATTCGTTTACCTGTACAATCAGGTCCGAAAACAATTGATGTgaatttcattgtggttgacgcttattccccatacacggccattgTCACAaagccttggctgcatgctctgggtgttgtttcctcaactctacatgtcaaG GCCGAACCAGAGTTCTCAGTCTCGGCTACGGAGGACTTATAG
- the LOC142630788 gene encoding uncharacterized protein LOC142630788 produces the protein MKFRYAMVCSSNQNRSMEAHSLLKKQGFDVSSYGTGAHVKLPGPSLREPNVYDFGTPYKHMFEDLRRKDPELYKRNGILPMLKRNSSVKLAPQRWQENAADGSFDVVFAFEEKVFDMVVEDLHSRDHALMKTVLVINLEVKDNHEEAAIGARLTLDLCQELEAAESWEDSIDDIIAAFEKQQRRKLLYSISFY, from the exons ATGAAATTCCGGTATGCCATGGTGTGCTCATCGAATCAGAATCGGAGCATGGAGGCGCACTCGCTTCTGAAAAAGCAGGGCTTCGACGTGTCTTCGTACGGTACTGGGGCTCACGTTAAGCTCCCTGGACCCTCTCTCAGAGAACCCAACGTCTACGACTTCGGTACTCCCTACAAGCACATGTTCGAGGATCTCAGGCGCAAAGACCCCGAACT CTACAAGCGTAATGGCATTTTGCCAATGCTGAAGAGAAATTCATCAGTCAAGCTGGCTCCTCAGCGGTGGCAAGAGAATGCTGCTGATGGTTCCTTTGATGTGGTTTTTGCAtttgaagaaaaggtgtttgaTATGGTTGTTGAAG ATCTTCACAGCCGGGATCATGCTCTTATGAAAACTGTACTGGTAATAAACTTGGAAGTAAAGGATAACCATGAGGAGGCTGCCATAGGAGCTCGGCTTACTTTAGATTTGTGCCAAGAG CTTGAAGCAGCAGAATCATGGGAAGACTCGATTGATGATATAATAGCTGCCTTTGAGAAACAGCAACGGCGAAAGCTATTGTATAGTATCTCCTTCTATTGA